From Cupriavidus necator N-1:
GCTCCACTGGATCCTCGATCGCCATCTTGTTCATCCACGCCGGCAGGCGCTGCATGATCGCGTGGGCGGTGGTGGTCTTGCCCGAGCCGACGACGCCAACCAGCACGGTCCCGCCGCCCAGTTGCATCGTGTTGCGATCCAGCAGCTGCGCCTGTTGCTCGAAGTAGCCCAGGTCGTCCACAAAGTCGACACGCTTCGTTGCAACTTCCTCACGGTGCATCCGCATGACCGTCACATGGCCGGTCGCGCTCTGCATCGAGGCCCAGCGGAACACCACCGGCTGGCCGTCGATCTTGGCGCGGATGCTGGTCTGTTGCGGCAGCACCCGACTGAAGACGCCCTGCGAGCCGCCCTTGCCCTTTTGCCAAACGTGGGAGAGCGTATCCAGCATCACCCCCGTCTCCATGCGAAATTCGGGCGGATCGACCAGATAACCGTCGATGGCCAGGCGCACCTTCGAATAGCCACCTTGGTCCTCGACCTCCCAATGCAGATCCGAAGCCCCCTCGCGCAGCGCGAAGCGGCCGACCGCATCAAAGTTCTGCCACAGCGCGCTGGCCGGACGGCGACCCGCGCCGACGGCCAGCTTGTCGCTTCCACCTGTCGGCTCGACACTGCCGCGCGAGAGTGCGACCATCACCTGTGCCGCGGCCAGGTGCATCACAGGCGCGGCCGGGTCGAAGCGCAGGCGCAACTGGCGCAGGATCTCTTCGGTGACGTCCGAATTGGCCATGTCCCGCGTGAGAATCAAGGCGAACCGGCCCCGGCCGTCGGCGCTGGCTGCAGCCTCGACCAGCACCGGGCAGATAACGTGGCGCAGCGACGGCGCCATGTCCAGCTCGTCATAGAGCGTGCGCACGAACTCCGGCAAGTCGTCGACCGTCGCGATCTCATCGGTGCGGATCTCGCTCCCCTGCGGCACCGGTCTTGCAGCCGCCGGACCGCCCGGCGCGCCGGGCGTCCCCGGCACGAAGGCTGCCGCGCCGCCTGTCACGACCGTGACGCCGGAGCCGCCGCCACCGAAGCCGTCGGATTTCTCGCGTTTGCTGAAGAGTCCCATGGCCCGCGCTCAGCGTTGGGCTACCGTGGCAGGCGGCGATGCGAGGGCCGTCGGCGCACCCATCGCTGAAACCGACACAGGCGGCAAGGTGGGCGGCGGCGTGGGCACCGAGGCGGCGCCCGGCGCGGGGCCTATCGGCGGCAACGGGAAGAACGGCGGCGTTCCCTGTCCGGTCGGCATGCCCTGGTTCGGCAGCGGGCCGGTGCGTGCAGCCGTGCTGGCGCTACCCGTCTGCGGCGTATCTACCAGCACCGCCGCGTCGTCCTGTACCAGCGGCGCAAACACACGGGCCTTGCCGCGCGTGAACGTGGTACCGCTCTCGGTGATGGCTGACACGATATAGCCACGCCATTTGGCGCCCACCTTGGCCGGATATACTTGGTCGCCCCAGCGCACGTAGCTGCGCAGCGTCATCCCACCGCCCGCGCTGCGCCCGTCCACGCCGTAGAGGGCGATGGTCTGCGGCGCACGCTCGGCCGCAGGCTTGGCCGCGGCGCCAGTTGGCGCGGCCGAGACGGCGGGCGGCGGCGCGCCCTTGTCCAGTTCCTGCTGGAGCTTTTGCAGCGCCACTTTGGCGTCGGCATCGATCAGTTTTTGGGTGAGCGACTTGTCATCGTCGGCTAGCACAGGGCCTGCCACCAGCAAGGCGAAAGCGGCGACAGCGGCGCGGCGCAACGGAAACGAAAGCGGGAACGGGGTTGCACGCATGGGAGAGTCCTTATCAGTCGCGAGCGAACGCATCGCCCTTGACCGTCAACATGAATTTCGATTGCTTGATATCCGGCGCAGCGTCCAGATTCACCACGAGGTCGAGCGCCTTGACCGTGACGTTCGGGGGGAATGCCGCGAACTCGGTCACATTGCGCAACGGCCCGGAGATCTCCCACGTGGCCGACAGCACCGGATGAAGGAGCGAGGCTGGACCTTCAGGCGGCACCGTGCCAAAAATCAACAGTTCCTTCAGTTCCGCCTTGGTGGCCACCGGGCGCAGCGTCTGCAACTGAGAGCCGAAGCCCACCCGCAGCGCCATCGCCTTGGGCGGCTGTTCCAGCACTGCACCAAGATTGCGCACCTCGCCCACAGGGACCTGCGCACTCACCACCGCCTTGGTGTCGTTGGCCTGAAACACCGGGGCTCGGAAGGCATCCGGCAGCGACGCCACAAAGGTCTGGTTGGTCAGGCCCTTCGCGCCCTGCCGAATTTCGTAGGTCAGGGCACAGTTGGCCTTGGGCGTCACCACATCTGCACACTGGATACTGGCGAGCGACCAGCCCCCAACCTGCAGCGGCACATCGTTGGCGAACCACTGCGCCCAAGCGGGCAGCGCGACGCCGGTCAGCGCCACCGGCCTGGCGGCTCGCGCGGCCAGATCGTCCGCGTAGCGCTCCGCCGGTGTCTTCTGTGGCGGCGGCGGATGCAGGCGGCGTTGGTAGGCGTCGTACTCCGCCTTGCCATACGGCCAGCTCACGGCCGCCGAGCCCGCCAGCACCGCCAGCGTCAGGACGCGCTTGCGCTGGCTCGTGGTGCGGGGTTTTTTAAGGAGCGCAGCCGGCCCGGCATGTGCCACGAGCATGTCAAGTGTGTAGGGCACGTGCATGACATGACGTTCGGGCGGCAGCAACGGCAGCAGCTCGGGCATGTTGCCCACCAGCTTGAACTCGCCATCGCACTTGGCGGGGAAATCCACCGCCAGCTGGGCGAGCGTCTTCTCGTCGCGCACGACCTGGTCAAAGCCCACACGGGGGCGCCCCTTCACGATGCCGCAGACCAGGTACACCGGCGCCTGGCCCGGTGCTTCGAGCCGGAACACGAATAGCGCATTGGGCACCAGTTCCGGCACGCGCGCGATGGCTGCGGCGCCGGAGTACAGCTTGTCCTTGATCTTCGCCTGCGCGTCGGCCGTATCCAGATAGCCCATGTGCAGCGCCTGGTCCTCGTGCCAGATCCGCGCCGCCCGCACCTCGCGGGCAATGTTCGCCGCGAGCGCCGACGGGGCATCGCTGCCCGTCAGCGTGCGCCACTGCATGCCGAAGACAAGCTTCTTGCCGTGGATGTCGAGAATCATTGCGCCTCGCCCTGGTCCTGCACCATCACGGTCGCTAGCACTAGCGTGAAGGTGCGCGACTTGCTGGCCGTCAGCGACCCGCCGAGAATGGTCGGCAAGTATTCCCCGAGCGTGCGGTGCGAGAACTGCGAATCGGTCTGATCAAATGCCGTCACGATCACGGTCTGGCCGTTGCGCACGATCAGGTCCTGCGCTGGGATCCCCTTCGCCACAATCTTCGGCACCTGAACAGACTGCTGGTTGATGCCCGAGCCAGACGTAAAGGTCTCAATCGGACCATCAAGAGCTGACTGGTCGAAGGCGAGCGTGAGGTTCACGTCGTCGCGGGTGGTCGCGTCTGGGAACAGGGTTAGCTTGAAACCAACTGTCCCGGTCGAAGTAGTTATGCCGGGAATGCCACCCGTGCCCCCAACCGTCGTCGATGCTGGCGTTGTCGACGACACATAGGTGAACTGTCTGCGGTTGTTGTATTGAGCACCGTGGCGATTGCGAAGTGCCATCGGGATCGTGACGGAGGTCGTGACCGTGCCATACTGCTTGAGCGCGTTGACAATCGCCTGCGTGCCATTCCATCCGCCCGACGTGATACCCAGACCGAAACTGCCGGCGTTGGACGACACTAGCGATGCGGGCGAGAGCGCCGTGAATGTGAAGCTCGGAATGTGCTCCAGCGCCTTGGTGAGCACCGCGTTCCAGTCCGCACCGGCTTCACCATTGTCAGTAACCGTAAAGTCGATGGTCTGGAACTTCACGTACACCATGCGCGAGTAGATGGCAATTTGCTTGCGTACGATCTCATCGGCCGCCTCGACCGCTTCCTTGGTGTCCTTCAGCGTTAGAATGCCGGTGGCCGGGTTAAGCTCGGCGCGGCCGACCATCGTCAGTGCAGGCTCGATGCTCTTGCGGATGCCGTCCATGTCGTCCAGCTCCTTTGCCTCGGACTTCACGGCTGCATCGATCTGAGTGGCCTGCCCGCCGCCACCCACGTTGGCGTTACTGCCACCCTGTGCGCTCTGCTTGAACTCGGTGGTGAAGGAACTGGTACCCGCCTTCATCGGCAGTTGCCACATCTTGGTGGTTAGCCGGTAGAAGCGAATTACGCCCTTGGATGCGTTGTACTCCCAGTTGATCCCCAGGCGCGTCGCGATCAGGTCTAGCATGTTCGCCAGCGGCATCTTCTCGCTGTTCTTGAACTCGACGTTGAGCGCCGTCTCAATCAGCGGAGTGGCCTGATTGGCGGCAGTTGCGTTGGCGCCGCCGGCAAGCAGCGCCCCCGGCAGGGGGCCGTTCGTGGTGGGTGCGGGGCCTAGGCCCGTCGTACTAAGCGGGTTGCCGCCGGCCGTGCCATTCTGGTTACGCACTTGACCGCCAGCCTGCGTCATCAGGCTGCGCGGCATCAGTAGATTGGACGGCAGGTACACGTCGGATTCGATCTTGACCGGAATGCCGGTCGCCATCGTGATGCGCTGCGCAGCGACGGCCAACGGCATCACCCGCTCTGGAAACATGACCCAGGTGTCCACGTTATTGCGCAGGGCGAGCGGCAGGGTCACGTTGCGCGCGGTCGGCACGGGCTTCCCAACGAGGTACGGCTTCAAGACTTCCTGCTCAGCTTCGACAGCCGTGCGATCGCGCCGCATCTGCGCGTACAGACTCTCGGTACGGGCCATCTGTTCGGCGCGTGCGTCGTCTGCGGCCTGGCGGATGTCCCGCTGTAGCTGCGGCGACACGCAACCGGCCAGAGTCGAGCACACCAGCACCGCACCAGCGGTCGGGCGAAAGAGTCGGTTCAATTTCATGGGATATCGGCTCACTGGCTGAGGTCGCACTTCGTGGTCAGCTTCACGACCCGGACGACGTTGTTGGAGTAGAAGCACGGCTTGATGATGTAGTCCGTCATCTCGGTAGACGACAGCACGCGGCGCACGGCGGCCTTGAAGTCGCCATCGAACACGTCGCTGCCAACGATCGGCACGTCCTTCTCCAGCTCCCACGGCGCGGCGCTCCAACCGGCGCGCGACGCCCACGCCTCGATCAGCTGGCGGAAGTTGGCATCGGCTGGCGAGACCGTCCATGTGATGAGCGCGGCAGGTGCTGCGGGTGCGGCCGCGCGTGTTGCGGCGACCGTGGCAACTGGCGTGGCGGGAACGGGAATCGCCGTACGGTCGGTGGCTGGCACCGCAACGCTCGGCGCGGCATTCGGGGCCGCCGGCTTGTCTGCCACGCGCTTCGCATTGGCGGCGAGCAACTGCCAGCCGGCACCGGCCAGGGGCGCGGCCGGCTCGAATTGGCCAGCGGCATCGACGCCAAAGGGCGAGGCGCTGGCGGACGTGCTGGCAGGGACAGCGGCCTGCGCCATGGCACAGAGGGGCAGCGCGCTCGCCGCGACGAGGGTCCGGCTCAACCGGGCAGGAAAGAGAGACTGGAACATGGTGTCGTACCTTCTGGATTCGGGAAGCTTCGCGTTACTTAGGCTGCGTGCTGAGCAGGGTCTGGTAGATGCGGTTCGCGTACCGCATCCGCTTATCGTGGGCGCCGGCGTTGTAGCAACCCACGCCTGCCCAGGTCGCGCCGACGCGGTCAAGGCAGTCGCGCAGGATCCACGCGCCTACGTAAGCACTCACGCAGGGATCGAAGAGCTTGTCGCGCGTGATGCCGTAGCGTGCCAGGCGCGGCAGATGCACCGAATTGATCTGCATGAGCCCGATGTCTTCGGTGCCGTTGGTGTTGCGATTGATCGCGTTGGCGCGCATGCCCGATTCATGCCGGGCGATGGTGCGAAGCAGCACTGGGCTGAGCCGGTGGTAGGCTGCGGCGTCGTCCAGGCAATCGGCGTAAGCGTTTCCGCTCGCGAGCACCGAGGCCGCCGTGCACAGCGTGAGAGCGGCGACACCGGCCGCGAGGCGCCGGATCATTGCGTCACCGCCCGCTCGTAGAAGCGCACTTCCGGCACACGATCGACCTGCACCACGTTGCCGTCTGCGACGACCGTCAGGCGCGTCGAAATGCCGTTGAACTTGTAGTAGCGATCCTTGTGCTCGCCACTGCCGCGCCGGCTCTCATCGAACACCGAAATGCTGCCCATCGACTTGTCGAAGCTCAGGTAGGTCGCGCCGTCTTTCTCAAACACACGCGACAAGCCCGCCTCGTTCTGTTGCGCGAACAGGTAGTGAATCCCCGGCACGCGGGCCACTTCTACCGCCTTGCCGCCGCCGCGCACGGTGAAGCGGTCCACCGTGGCGAGCGACAGCGCCTTGTCCTCGTCGCGCCACTCGGTGGAGAGCCGCTTGCCCGCCCCATCGTGGAACAACAGCTCGCCCGGCTTCTGGTCGAAGCGAATCTCGATGCGACCCGTCTTGGTATCGCGGATCGCATTGGCGTCGAAGGCAGTGGCAAGCGTCAACGGCTCGGCGGCAGTGCCGACGGCCGGTGCTGGCGCTGCGGCGCGGGTTGTGGCGGACGCAGCGGTAGCCGATGTCGGGACGGACGTCGACACCAGTTCGGCGGCCACCGGTGCGGGCGCGGCGGCCAGCGACGAGGCGGCCGGGGCATCGGCGCGGCGACGGCTATCCACCGCAAACGCCTTGGGCGCGGTAGCGCGCAGGGTCACGTGCTGGCGCTCGAAGTCCACTTCGGCGTACAGGTTGCGCTGCTCGAGTACCCGCCCAAGCGCCTGCAGCCAGTTTTCACCAGCAGCTCTTTGCAGCGACACGTCTTCGGTGAGCGCAATGTCCTTTTGTGCCGTGCCCGACCAGCCGGCCGGCGCGAGCGACTTCACCATCGCGGCCAGCGGCATTACCGAGCGCCCGGCGCGCACCAGCGCGAGGTCGCCATGCTGGCCGATCAAGGCAATGCGTCCCGAGAAGCCGGCGAGGCTCCCGGGCAGGTCGCCCACCGGATTGGCCGGCTCGCCGGTGAAGCCGTTGGCGCGCTTCCAGCGGGCGATGACGCTCTGGCCGTTCACGCTGTAGCGCACCACGTCCGGCACCCCATCGATGACCCAGTACGGGCCGTTCTGCTGCGCGCCATCGGCCGTCACGAGCTGCCCGGCTCGCGGCTGGATGTAGGTGGACTGGCCATCGTTGAATATCAGCGCAGGGCGCTCGCTGGCGCGCGCCACCACCTGATAGTCAAAATCGAGCGGATCGGTATCCGCCGCGACGGCAGCGCCGCTCGCCGCCAGGGCCAGCACGGAGATCAGAAGCGGCTTCATCATGGTTGAGGGGCCTTCAGTTGCTGGAAGTGAGTCATGAATCGGGCAAAGTACGGCCCGCCGCGCGCCGGATCGGCGCTGTGGTACCAGGCCACCGCCTTCATCGGGGAGCCGCTGCGTTGCAGGTTGTCCGTGAGAATCGCTTCGGCGGCGCGGATATTGGTCGCTGGGCTCAGGGCATCCCACGCCGACGCGAAGCGCTTGCCGTGGTAGCACCAGTTGATCTGCATGATCCCGACGTCGAAGTCGCAGCGCTTGGCGGCCAGGAGCCGTTCGATCGTCGCGTGCGCATCCTCGCGGGTGGCGAAGAACATGCCGCGGCCGGCGACGTTGAGCGTCCACGGCCACGGACGGCCGCGATAGGCCGATTCGTTCATGGCGATGCCCGCCAGAATGCGGGGATCGACCTTCTCGCTCATCTGCGCGAAGGCTTCGGTTTTGGGCGCACAGGCCCAGCCGCCGCGACGCTCGACCAGCGCCACCTGTGCACCGTCGTCCAGGCGCTCCGGGCGCAGCCAGCCGTCTCGTGCCAGCAGCGCGGTGAGCGGCACGGCTTGCCCTTGCACCACCACGGCGGGGGCCTGGCCTCCTTCCATGCGAAGCGTCGCGCCAATCCACCGTGCGGACCAGCCGAGGAACGAGTCCAGCCCGCAGAAGAGCACGGGCTTTCCCGTCAGCGTCACAACGCGTGCACCCGCGGCGTCACTCACGACCAGCGCCGTAGGGCTCACCATCGCCTCGATGGTCTGTGCGCCGGCGCCGCTCATGGCGAGTGCCAGCAGGACGGCAGCACTAGGCTTAATCACGATATGGCTCCAGCACGATATCGTGCTTGACCTGCACCAGTAGCTTCTGGCCGGGCTTGGTGGTGATCGTTGGACGAATGTTCTGATTGCGATTCAGAATCGTCTGCGCGGTCTGCGCAGCGACTTGCCCTGCCGTATTGCCAAAGGTGGTCAGGCCGTTGGGACCAACCGTCGTCGCCGTAGCGGAATCGTTAAAGTGCTGCTCCAACACGCCGATAATCAGCGCGCCGGCAAAGATCTTGAAGAAATGGTTGTTGACGTCACCGCTGATACCCGCGTAGCCATTGGGGTCGGCGCCGCCCATGCCCAACAGCGGTACCCACTTGCCGTTGGGCAACTGCATGCGCACGAAGGCGGCGAGGATGCGCTCCTGTCCAATGGCAATGTCGCTGCTGTACGTGCCAACCAGCGTGGCGCCGGCCGGGATCGCCTTGCACGTGCCATTCACCGTGTCGTACACGTCGTTGGTAACGGTCGCGCGGAACTCGCCCGGCTTGTCTGAGTTGAGGCCGCCGACGAACGTGGCGGGAATCACGAAGCCCTGGCTCACCGTACACGGCGCGAGCTTGCCTGCGAATCCCGTACGGGTAAAGCTCGTGGCCGCCGCGCCGCGCAGGAATTGCCCGTCGCTCGACGTAGGCGCGGTGTTGCCGCCCTCGGGCCCACCCATGCCGGGCATACCACCGGCTCCGCCGACTCCACCCGTTCCATTCATGCCTCCGACTGCGGCCAGCTGCTGGGCGCGCATCTGCGCCGGATCGACCACGCCGGAGAGATCCGGCTGGCGCTTGACGTCTCGCCGCATGGCCTTGCCGTCCGACTTGAAGATCGGCGAGGTCATGACGGTATCCAGGTCGTTCGCCTGTTTCAGCTCGGCGGCGGCCGGCCCGGCTGTCGCGGGCTGCACGAAATCCTTCGCGGTCATCACCGGCGCCTTGGCCGGCTCCGGCCTGGTCGCCTCGGCCGCCTGCTGCGCCGCCTGTTTGCGCGCCTCATCCTGCTGCTGGCGAATGAGCTGATCAAGGCCGCCGTTGTCGGGGGTGCTGGTGCGCTCCTGCAGCTTCTTGGCCTTCTTGTCCTCGGCCTGCTTGGCCAGGTCCGACTCCATGCTGCTCTGGTAGAAATACCCGAGCGTGCCCACCAGCACCGCCGCCACCACGCCAAGCGTAGTGACGATATTGCGCGGTACCTTGCCGCTGGTCAGACGCTCTTTGGCGTCGGAAACGTCAGTCACGGGCTGCTTCACGATGTGCGCCTCGCTCAGAACAGACCGAGAATGCGGCGCTTGCCACGCAGCACCTTGACTTCGGTATCGCCCGACCGCAGCGCAATCTCGTCGGCCAACCGCTGCATCACGAGAAACTCTCCGCGGCGGATGAAGTTCGCCACCACGTAGTCGCTGCCGTCCTTGTACAGCGCCACCGGCCAGTCCGCGCCGCGGGGGATGCGCATCCAGATGGCGGTGCCGTCATCGAACACCGTCTCCGGCTTGAACGCGGCGCCACCTTCCACGCGGTAGTCAAAGTTCAGCTTGTCCGGCGAGACTGCGACGGCATCCGGCGCCGAATTGGGCGGCTCGCGCTCGGCCGCGCCTGCGCCATGCTCCGCCCGCGCCTTAGCCTTCGCGCCGAACGCCCCTTGCACACGGAAGCGCACCTTCTGATAGAAGATCCCGCCTAGCGGCGACGACACCAGCGTGAACTCGTAGCTGCGCTTGTTGGTATTGACCGACAGCGTGTTGACCAGGCCCGGGCCGCTCGGCTTCACATACAGATGGTTCGCACCATCCGTCTCGAAGCTCCAGCGGATGTTCTCGCCCCACGCTGGATCACCCACAATCTGTTCGTCGGGCGCAAACTCGATGGTGGTCACCTTCAGTGGCGCCGTCAGTACGCGGAAGATCTGATCGGGGCTGTAGGGGAACACCACCAGGCGCGAATCGCCGGGCAAGGCCACTGGCTCGACCCCGCCGTTGAACGGGTTCATCGGATTCATGGCGTCAGCCATGTCGCCGATCCCGAGCCCGGGCAGCGGCGGCGGCGGCGCCTTGCGCGAAGGCTTGTCGGCCGAGAAGCCGGGGCCCGCCGACAGCATCAGGCACATAGCCGCAGTCAGGCCAACGACGGAAAAGCGGGAACGCAGGGATTGGGACATGGATTAGGTGGCCGACTCAGGCGGCAGACTTCTGGATGCTGAAGAACACGGGGTAGATGCCAAACGGGTTGCCAGTCAGCGCCGCGTCGCTCTTCGGGGGATCGATCTGATAGCGGAAGGTCATGGCGTAGCGCTGCTTGCGCGGCTTCGCCCCTTCTTCGCGGGTGGAGGTGACAAACTCCACCGCAACCGTGTTGTCCGGCAGCAAGGCGATGTTGGTGACCTGCACCTCGCGCACCAGCGACGGGCTTTGCGCGATGGCACGGAACGGCGCGTCTTCGGACAGCCAGTCTTCGAACTGCTTGCGCGCGGCGCCAACCATCTGCTTCTTCACGCCATTGATGTTCTGGAAGATGCGGGAATTCTCGATCTCCGGCGTAAGCACCGGCTCGATCGTGAACATGCGTGTGACTACGTCGCGGAAGGCGACCTGGATCTCCAACGCTTTGGGCTGGTAGGCGTCCAACTCACGCGCCACCGGCTTGCCGTTCGCATCCGCCGAGACGCCCACCACGCGCACTACTGGTTCCGGCGGCTGGCGCGTGATCACGGCGGCCACGGCCACAAGCGCGGCGACGAGCGTCGCCAGCTTCCAGTGATTGCGCTCGACCACCACCCGAGCGGTGCGGTCAAACAGGAATTGCGTGACGTCCTCGCCGGCGTACATGCCAGGCGCGGGAGACAGGACCTTCTTCGATTCGTTGCGGCGGGAGAACAGTGGCATGAGGCACCTGTTTGGATGCCGCCTATTGAACCAGCGAATCGATACTCAATGAGTCACGAAAGGTATGCGATTTTCGACAGCTTTCAATATTTCTTAAATCAGGATTTAGGTGGCTCAGAGAGGCGATAACTGTTTGCCCATATCCCTTCTCCTGAACACGCCTCTCTGTGTCCTCACCACCTACCCCGGGCACATGAGTCCACCCTATTTGCGATAAGAGAGCGAAATCGCACGCGTTATCGCTAGTAGGGTGGACTCATGTGCTCGCCCCCCTTTCTGTGTCAGGCGGCTTCCAAGATGCCCTCCAAGGCTCCGCTGAAAGCTCACGAAAATCGCATATCTTTCGGCCGCACACGCAGACGCTGAACGAGAACAATAGCGGCATGTCCGCACCTGCCGCACACCCCACCCTGCAATTCGACCAGCTCGAAGCGAGCGCGGTCGCGATGTTCTTCGAGGCGCTCGGTCCCATCAAGGCCTACGTCGAGGCTTCTGACATAGCGGAGGTGATGATCAACCATGCCGACAGCGTCTGGATCGAACGCCATGGCGAACTGCGCCGGCTTGATATCCGGCTCGATCCGGCCATGATCGAAGGCGCTGTGCGGGCGCTTGCCGCCTCGGTACAGAAGTCCGCAGTGCGCGGCACAGACCAGGGCATCATCAACGCCGGCTACCAGGGCATGCGGATCGCCGCCGTGATGCAGCCCACCGCCATCGACGGCAACGCGCTCAGCATCCGCCGACACCGCGAGCAGAACCTCTCCCTTTCCGACTACGTCGAGATGGGCGCGTTCTCTGCCCGAGTGGCCCGCAACACCGCCGACGACAAACCGATCTTTGACGGCCCGGTGGAGGATGAAGCGCTAAAGGCAGCGCTCACCCAACTGGTCGTGCAGCGCAAGAACATCCTCGTCGCCGGGGGCACGTCCTCGGGCAAGACCACCCTCCTAAACGCGCTGGTGGCCGAGATCCCCCACAGCGAGCGCGTGCTGTCCATCGAAGACACGATGGAACTGAAGATGACGGTGCCCAACAAGGTCCGCCTGTTGTCCAACGCTGACACCCGCGTGACCACGCAACAACTGGTCGCCCTCTCCCTGCGCTTTCGCCCCGACCGGATTCTCGTTGGCGAAGTGCGTGGCGGCGAGGCGTACGACCTGCTGCAGGCGCTTAACACCGGCCACGATGGCGGCATGGCGTCGCTACACGCCAACAACGCCCGCTCCGCCCTGTCGCGGCTCGAAAGTCTTGCGATGCTCGGCATCCCCGCCGGCTCCCGTTGGGAGCTGGATGACATGCGCAAGCTCATCGCCGAATGCTTCCACTACGTGCTGCACCTGCGTCGTACCTGCGAGATGCGGCACGTGTCGGAAGTCCTGGAGATTCAGGGCTTCAAAAACAACGACTACGTTGTCAACCGCGTTTTCTAACTGGGGAGTTCGCCACACCATGCTTCGATCCAACCCGCAACCGGGGATGCAGTCCAACACTACCGTAACCCGTTCCCAACACACAGCCCTGGTAATG
This genomic window contains:
- a CDS encoding ATPase, T2SS/T4P/T4SS family produces the protein MGLFSKREKSDGFGGGGSGVTVVTGGAAAFVPGTPGAPGGPAAARPVPQGSEIRTDEIATVDDLPEFVRTLYDELDMAPSLRHVICPVLVEAAASADGRGRFALILTRDMANSDVTEEILRQLRLRFDPAAPVMHLAAAQVMVALSRGSVEPTGGSDKLAVGAGRRPASALWQNFDAVGRFALREGASDLHWEVEDQGGYSKVRLAIDGYLVDPPEFRMETGVMLDTLSHVWQKGKGGSQGVFSRVLPQQTSIRAKIDGQPVVFRWASMQSATGHVTVMRMHREEVATKRVDFVDDLGYFEQQAQLLDRNTMQLGGGTVLVGVVGSGKTTTAHAIMQRLPAWMNKMAIEDPVELLAEGTHHFSVSRTLDGANRDEDPFIAAKRQIKRMNPHFVMVGELRDHESAGLFRDVAGAGLRALTTVHAPSALTAPDRLSDGELRIPRSVLATPGFVNLYVYQALLPKTCPCGLCGADMKRMLGADKLRQIERLFQFDVEGIRLRNPQGCDLCRRPNLPDLNGARGRTVVAEMFEPDELDLSFIRDAKNIELAAYQRSKRQVGFDVSDSTGKTVFEVAMYKVFAGIVDPREAEKLTSLDAYEARRQRELARATNTMGIHA
- a CDS encoding type 4b pilus protein PilO2, translating into MILDIHGKKLVFGMQWRTLTGSDAPSALAANIAREVRAARIWHEDQALHMGYLDTADAQAKIKDKLYSGAAAIARVPELVPNALFVFRLEAPGQAPVYLVCGIVKGRPRVGFDQVVRDEKTLAQLAVDFPAKCDGEFKLVGNMPELLPLLPPERHVMHVPYTLDMLVAHAGPAALLKKPRTTSQRKRVLTLAVLAGSAAVSWPYGKAEYDAYQRRLHPPPPQKTPAERYADDLAARAARPVALTGVALPAWAQWFANDVPLQVGGWSLASIQCADVVTPKANCALTYEIRQGAKGLTNQTFVASLPDAFRAPVFQANDTKAVVSAQVPVGEVRNLGAVLEQPPKAMALRVGFGSQLQTLRPVATKAELKELLIFGTVPPEGPASLLHPVLSATWEISGPLRNVTEFAAFPPNVTVKALDLVVNLDAAPDIKQSKFMLTVKGDAFARD
- a CDS encoding pilus assembly protein PilN, coding for MKLNRLFRPTAGAVLVCSTLAGCVSPQLQRDIRQAADDARAEQMARTESLYAQMRRDRTAVEAEQEVLKPYLVGKPVPTARNVTLPLALRNNVDTWVMFPERVMPLAVAAQRITMATGIPVKIESDVYLPSNLLMPRSLMTQAGGQVRNQNGTAGGNPLSTTGLGPAPTTNGPLPGALLAGGANATAANQATPLIETALNVEFKNSEKMPLANMLDLIATRLGINWEYNASKGVIRFYRLTTKMWQLPMKAGTSSFTTEFKQSAQGGSNANVGGGGQATQIDAAVKSEAKELDDMDGIRKSIEPALTMVGRAELNPATGILTLKDTKEAVEAADEIVRKQIAIYSRMVYVKFQTIDFTVTDNGEAGADWNAVLTKALEHIPSFTFTALSPASLVSSNAGSFGLGITSGGWNGTQAIVNALKQYGTVTTSVTIPMALRNRHGAQYNNRRQFTYVSSTTPASTTVGGTGGIPGITTSTGTVGFKLTLFPDATTRDDVNLTLAFDQSALDGPIETFTSGSGINQQSVQVPKIVAKGIPAQDLIVRNGQTVIVTAFDQTDSQFSHRTLGEYLPTILGGSLTASKSRTFTLVLATVMVQDQGEAQ
- a CDS encoding toxin co-regulated pilus biosynthesis Q family protein, giving the protein MFQSLFPARLSRTLVAASALPLCAMAQAAVPASTSASASPFGVDAAGQFEPAAPLAGAGWQLLAANAKRVADKPAAPNAAPSVAVPATDRTAIPVPATPVATVAATRAAAPAAPAALITWTVSPADANFRQLIEAWASRAGWSAAPWELEKDVPIVGSDVFDGDFKAAVRRVLSSTEMTDYIIKPCFYSNNVVRVVKLTTKCDLSQ
- a CDS encoding lytic transglycosylase domain-containing protein, with the protein product MIRRLAAGVAALTLCTAASVLASGNAYADCLDDAAAYHRLSPVLLRTIARHESGMRANAINRNTNGTEDIGLMQINSVHLPRLARYGITRDKLFDPCVSAYVGAWILRDCLDRVGATWAGVGCYNAGAHDKRMRYANRIYQTLLSTQPK
- a CDS encoding protein PilL; the encoded protein is MMKPLLISVLALAASGAAVAADTDPLDFDYQVVARASERPALIFNDGQSTYIQPRAGQLVTADGAQQNGPYWVIDGVPDVVRYSVNGQSVIARWKRANGFTGEPANPVGDLPGSLAGFSGRIALIGQHGDLALVRAGRSVMPLAAMVKSLAPAGWSGTAQKDIALTEDVSLQRAAGENWLQALGRVLEQRNLYAEVDFERQHVTLRATAPKAFAVDSRRRADAPAASSLAAAPAPVAAELVSTSVPTSATAASATTRAAAPAPAVGTAAEPLTLATAFDANAIRDTKTGRIEIRFDQKPGELLFHDGAGKRLSTEWRDEDKALSLATVDRFTVRGGGKAVEVARVPGIHYLFAQQNEAGLSRVFEKDGATYLSFDKSMGSISVFDESRRGSGEHKDRYYKFNGISTRLTVVADGNVVQVDRVPEVRFYERAVTQ
- a CDS encoding transglycosylase SLT domain-containing protein, which translates into the protein MSGAGAQTIEAMVSPTALVVSDAAGARVVTLTGKPVLFCGLDSFLGWSARWIGATLRMEGGQAPAVVVQGQAVPLTALLARDGWLRPERLDDGAQVALVERRGGWACAPKTEAFAQMSEKVDPRILAGIAMNESAYRGRPWPWTLNVAGRGMFFATREDAHATIERLLAAKRCDFDVGIMQINWCYHGKRFASAWDALSPATNIRAAEAILTDNLQRSGSPMKAVAWYHSADPARGGPYFARFMTHFQQLKAPQP